In a genomic window of Arvicanthis niloticus isolate mArvNil1 chromosome 8, mArvNil1.pat.X, whole genome shotgun sequence:
- the Icam4 gene encoding intercellular adhesion molecule 4 has product MESALLLPSLLLVAVSSRGGSSQHEWIQSPPAPSVTSAPFLVRLNPELEAVPPGRSVWLNCSHNCPLPVHSTLRTQLRQGKIVNGSGWVSYQLLDVRAWDSKVRCVVTCAGETREATARITAYKRPRSVILEPPVLVGHKYTLRCYVTHVFPVGFLVVSLRKGGRVVFHESLERFTGSDLANVTLTYEMRAGLNDLWQPLTCHARLNLDGLVVRSSSAPVMLTVLALSPASIALASTSIATLIGILLAVGAVYVRKYLAVQTQL; this is encoded by the exons ATGGAGTCCGCCCTTCTGCTCCCGTCGCTTTTGCTGGTGGCTGTCTCTTCGAGGGGTGGGAGCTCCCAGCATGAATGGATCCAAAGCCCTCCCGCGCCTTCCGTGACCTCAGCACCTTTCTTGGTTCGTCTTAATCCGGAGCTGGAGGCCGTGCCTCCCGGGCGCTCTGTGTGGCTTAACTGTAGCCACAACTGCCCCCTGCCGGTGCATTCCACCCTGCGCACTCAGCTGAGGCAGGGAAAGATTGTCAATGGATCCGGCTGGGTATCTTACCAGCTACTGGATGTGAGGGCCTGGGATTCCAAGGTGCGCTGCGTCGTCACCTGCGCAGGAGAAACCCGAGAGGCCACCGCCAGGATCACTGCTTACA AACGGCCCAGAAGCGTGATCTTGGAGCCTCCGGTCCTAGTGGGCCACAAGTACACTCTGCGATGCTATGTGACACACGTGTTCCCAGTGGGGTTCTTGGTGGTGAGCCTGAGGAAAGGTGGCCGGGTGGTTTTTCATGAAAGTCTGGAGCGCTTCACCGGCTCAGATTTGGCTAATGTCACTTTGACCTACGAGATGCGGGCCGGACTCAACGACCTCTGGCAACCACTCACCTGCCACGCGCGCCTCAATCTCGACGGGCTGGTGGTGCGCAGCAGCTCGGCACCTGTAATGTTGACGGTCCTCG CTTTAAGCCCAGCCTCCATAGCCTTGGCTTCTACCTCCATCGCAACCCTGATCGGGATCCTCCTGGCTGTGGGGGCGGTCTACGTGCGCAAGTACCTGGCCGTGCAGACTCAGTTATAG
- the Icam1 gene encoding intercellular adhesion molecule 1 — protein MASTRAKPTLPLLLALVVVIPGPGDSQVSIHPPKAFLPRGGSLQVNCSSSCENPSLGLETQWLKDELESGPSWKLFELSDIGDDSSPMCYDNCGTTQYSASAMITVYSFPEHVELDRLPVWQQVGKNLTLRCRVYGGAPRTQLSAVLLRGEETLSRQPVGGDPKYPKEITFTVLASRGDHGANFSCLTELDLRPQGLALFSNVSEVRQLRTFDLPATNPKLDTPDLLEVGTQQRLLCSLEGLFPAPEAQIYLELGGRMLTQESTNSRDFVSATALVEVTEEFDRTMPLRCVLKLADQTLETQRTLRIYNFSAPVLTLSQLEVSEGSQVTVKCEAHGGAQVVHLSGVPPGPPTPQVQFTLNASPEDHKRRFFCSAVLEVAGKFLSKNQTLELHVLYGPRLDERDCLGNWTWQEGSRQTLKCQASGNPSPKLICSRKADGALLPIGVVESVKREMNGTYKCHAFSSHGNVTRDVTLIVLYHHQNNWAIIIVLVLVPVVLVISVAIYIYNHQRKIRIYKLQKAQEEAMRLKAQAPPP, from the exons GGCCTGGTGATTCTCAAGTATCCATCCATCCCCCAAAAGCCTTCCTGCCTCGGGGTGGGTCCTTGCAGGTGAACTGTTCTTCCTCTTGTGAGAACCCCAGCCTGGGCTTGGAGACTCAGTGGCTGAAGGACGAGCTGGAGAGTGGACCCAGCTGGAAGCTGTTTGAGCTGAGTGACATTGGGGATGACAGCAGTCCAATGTGCTATGACAACTGTGGCACCACGCAGTACTCCGCTTCTGCTATGATCACCGTGTACT CATTCCCGGAGCATGTGGAGCTGGACCGTCTCCCGGTCTGGCAGCAGGTGGGCAAGAACCTCACCCTGCGCTGCCGGGTGTATGGGGGAGCACCGCGGACCCAGCTCTCGGCAGTGCTGCTACGCGGGGAGGAGACACTGAGCCGCCAGCCAGTGGGCGGAGACCCCAAGTACCCCAAGGAGATCACATTCACCGTGCTGGCCAGCAGAGGCGACCACGGAGCCAATTTCTCATGCCTCACAGAACTGGACCTCAGGCCGCAAGGACTGGCACTGTTCTCGAATGTCTCCGAGGTCAGGCAGCTCCGGACTTTCG ATCTTCCGGCTACCAACCCGAAGCTTGACACTCCTGACCTCCTGGAGGTGGGCACACAGCAGAGGTTGTTGTGCTCCCTGGAAGGCCTGTTTCCTGCCCCTGAAGCTCAGATATACCTGGAGCTGGGAGGCCGGATGCTGACCCAGGAGAGCACAAACAGCAGAGACTTTGTGTCAGCCACTGCCTTGGTGGAGGTGACTGAGGAGTTCGACAGAACCATGCCGCTGCGCTGTGTTTTGAAGCTGGCGGACCAGACCCTGGAGACGCAGAGGACCTTGAGAATCTACA ACTTttcagctcctgtcctgactctgAGCCAGCTGGAGGTCTCCGAAGGGAGCCAAGTAACGGTGAAGTGTGAAGCCCACGGTGGGGCGCAGGTGGTGCATCTGAGCGGTGTTCCCCCCGGGCCACCCACCCCACAGGTCCAATTCACACTGAATGCCAGCCCGGAGGATCACAAACGACGCTTCTTTTGCTCTGCGGTCCTGGAGGTGGCTGGGAagttcctgtctaaaaaccagACCTTGGAACTCCACGTGCTGT ATGGTCCTCGGCTGGACGAGAGGGACTGCTTGGGGAACTGGACCTGGCAAGAGGGGTCTCGGCAGACTCTGAAATGCCAGGCCTCGGGGAACCCATCCCCTAAGTTGATCTGCAGCCGGAAAGCAGATGGTGCCCTGTTGCCCATTGGGGTGGTGGAGTCTGTCAAACGGGAGATGAATGGTACCTACAAGTGCCATGCCTTTAGCTCCCATGGGAATGTCACCAGGGATGTGACCCTGATAGTGCTTT ACCACCATCAGAATAATTGGGCCATAATCATTGTGCTGGTTCTGGTCCCTGTGGTCCTCGTGATCTCGGTGGCCATTTACATTTATAACCACCAGAGGAAGATCAGGATATACAAGTTACAGAAGGCTCAGGAGGAGGCCATGAGACTGAAGGCACAAGCCCCACCTCCCTGA